The window AGTGGTGCCCAAAGGCAATCCCAAATAAGTGAAAGGTAGAGAACCAATTTGACATCCTAGAATGCCAGCTAACAAATCAGCTTTGTCCTGTTTGAGATTGAGAGGGTCCAAGCTTGATTTATCAAAGTTCACCTTAAGGCCTGtggattgagaaaacatatttaACATAGCCTTGAAATAGAAGATTTATCTTTTGGATGCTTTGAGCAAGATCAATGTGTCATTAGCATACTGTATGATTGGGAAACCATCCCCATTGCTTTCATTAATTGGCTTTGAGAAAAGACCCTGATTGAAAGCTTTGTTGATTATCCTTTGCACCATCTCTGCACCCAACACAAAAAGCAGAGGTGAGAGAGGGTCTCCTTGTCTGACCCCTCTCTTGCACTTAAAAGAGTTCCCTGGCACCCCATTTAGAAGCACCACAGAAGATGCAGTAGAGAAAACCATTTCTACCCACTCAATCCATTTTGGTGGAAAACCCATATGATGCAGAACTGAGAGAATTGCATAGTGCTCAATGGTATCAAAGGCTTTTTCAAAATCTAATTTCAGGAGGACAATTTCTCTCTTAGACTACTGACACTGGTGAATATATTCAAAAGACCTAGCAAGAAAGTCTTGTATTGTTTTTCCTTTAATGAAACCATATTGATTATCACTCACCAGTTTGAGGATTACCCCTTGAAGCCTATTAGCCATTAACTTTGTTAGAACTTTCAGGCTTATTCTCATGAGGGAAATAGGCCTGAAGTCATTGACAGTCTCTGGGGAGCTTTTCTTTGGAACCAAGGTTATAAAAGAGCTATTTAGGATCTCCAAATCAACACATCCAGCATGAAAATGAGCTGCCAGTCTGTAATAATCTTGGGCTATAATGTGCCAACACTTTTTCATGAAATAGCCATTGAAACCATCTGGTCCAGGTGCTTTGTGAGCTGGGATAATGGAGATGAGACTGTCAATTTCCTGAGTAGAAAACAGATCAACCAGACTACTCAAATATGTATGTATGTCAAAAAGAGTATCCAGGTCAAAAGCCATCTGTGGGGAATTTGAAACACCTATCCTGTTCTTGAAGTTGTGATGAAAAAGATATGCCTTTTGCTCATGCAAATGCACAGTCTGTCCATTGTGATCTAGCACTTGTGAGACAGTGTTGAATCTGAATCTTTCAGTGGCTATTGATTGGAAAAATTTTGTATTCTCCTCCCCAGCATCATCCATCTATTagtacacctttttttttcaataggcCTTCCTGAACTCCAACAATTTCAAAATTTGCACTTTTACAGTTTCTCTGAAATTCCACTCATAGACTGAGAGCATTCTGTTTTCTTCAACTAAATCCAAAAAGTCCACCACtttgttgcattttttttaaaagtcccatcaatttagatatatttttaCTCCAAGCTAGGAGCTTTTTCCTTAGCACTTTCAATTTAAAAGAGATGCATTTGGCAGGATCATCAAAACCAAGATCTAAAGACCAAACTGCCTGAACAATATCAAAAAAACCCCTCCATCTCCACCCAGTAATTTCCAAATCTAAAGATAGGAGATTTTAGgattttaatgttaattttcACTACACATGGCACATGGTCATAAATGTTTCTGGTTAAAGGCACCACTATTGTGTTAGGATAATCCAATGTCCATGAAGCCGATGTAAACACCCAGTCCACTCGTTCAAGAAGAGGATTCTATTGCATATTGCTCCAGGTGAAATTTCTTCCTTTAAGAGGGATTTCTAGAAGGCCCAGATATTTTATTGTTGTGAACAGTGTAACAATTATATTTTATTCTCTTATGTCACGCCTTAAGCTTAAGCTTGTTTTTACAAGCATGAAGCTTGTGGTGTAGCTCCACAATGCTTAAAGTCATGTACTGTTGCAGCATCAATTGCTTAAGGTTACCTTTTTCACACATTGAGGATGCCCTTAACACTTATCTTGAAGATTCCATAGATAAGATTGCTGACGAGAGTTTAAACGTTGTCGAACTAAGTTTCGCTATATACACACAAAAATTCAATGAAACATGAAAAAATAAGTCCAATACAAGTACTTGGATAAAAATAACTCCGCTAGCTTAACCTATAATAGCTATACATCAATAATAACGGGCTGATTCGGTTAAACATTTACACGCCAAGGTGGTTTTGCAATGAAATTAAGTATAGGGTGGACATTTGcaacaaaataatttatggaGTGAAATGTCAGACTCCAAATGACTTATATGATGTGATGGTTTTTCTAATTTTCCATTATATGTAAAATTTCTGGGTTTCATGGCGCATAAAATTTGTGGGCCTAATTTGTTAAAAGGAAAACGTGGGCCTGGGCCCTGGTGTGTCAGTAGCGTCGCCTGTCTTCTTCTCCGAGAGATTAAAAAAGAGAAGCTCCTTGCGAACCTTGagagatggcggcgacggcggcggcggaggcggaggcggcggccggcgacgaggcgtggTGCCGGGAGACGGTGCCCCGGGTGATGGAGCTGGTGAGCCCGCGCCTCCCCCAGCGCGACGCCTGCGCCCTGCTCGCCGTCAGCCCCTGGTGCCACCGCGCCCTCGTCGCCAACCCCAAGCTCTGGGAGGTGCGGTACCGCGTCGCGTCGCTCCCTTCTACCTTCTTCGTCCTCCCGCTGCTTGCTCTTGGTCTCGACTCTCGAGGCGTGCTTCTTCGTTGTTTCGCGCTGCTGAGGAAGTGGTCCCTCGCCTGGGCTTCGTCGCTGGAGTGGCCGGTGATTTAGCTCGTGTAGTCGGTGCGCCTCCTGTTCGGCCTTGTTCTGAATTGCCAAAAGCATAATGCAGCGAATTCGTACTCCATGTTCAAATCTGTCGCACCGGATGGTAGCAAAATGGTTCTTCGATTCGTCCCTTTTTGTTTATTGGGTCATCGTATTGTTTCTCTATTTTTCATTTTTGAGGGGGGAAAGTAATCGTAATTTTGCCTGCTAGAGTTGAAATTCAGATTGCGGGACTCCTGCTAGAAGGATTATTAGTCTCTACAATACTTAAATTATCCCCATCTTGATTTATTGTGTAATAATCTTGATTTTTTTCCCGAACCATGAACAAATGCCTCCTCAATATTTAATGTAGGTGCTTGATCTGCATGAGATGAACAAAGCTGGTGACCGACTTATTTCAGCGATATCACTGGCAAGAATAATCCTACTTTtgaatattatattttttttagtgatgAACTCATGAACTGATGAATAGATGCTTGATCTACCTTCTGAATGATAATTCATACTATTTGTGTGGTTGCTCATATTTCTGTACTATTTGATAAAACATCAACGTTTTCTAGTGCACACTGCACAGCAGCATCATACTGTAGTCTCAGTTTAAAATCTTTAAGTTGCTTTGGTGACATGTTTTGTCCCATTCTTCCACAGCCAAGATATTGTCATCTCAAAATTATTAACCTTGAATTTGCTCAAGATATTGATGACCGGCATTTTGTTCGCCTGAAAGAAATGGTAAGATTTCCTGTGACTTTTGTTCTTTTACTTAGAAAAAGATTGAGCTATAATATGGATCTGCAACTTAATTGGTTCAATTACAATGATTTACAGGGATGTACCTCACTGCAAGAGTTGGAATTATTGAACATAAACGCATGCCAAAAAGTTTCTGACAAAGGGATTGAAACTATTACAAGTCTTTGTCCAAACCTTCGGGCCCTTTCTATCTATTGGATTGTTGGGTACACCATTTCTGAATGTTTTCTTTGCCATACAGCCCCCCTTGTTTCTAATTGGTGGACATTTTGTTTCCACAGACTGACAGACTTAACCATTAGGCACATTGTGCAGAACTGCAAGCACATAGTCGACCTGAACTTGAGTGGTTGTAAGGTAATGTCTTTGTCTGCATTTCCCAGTTGACAGTATGTTTTGTTCCATATTTTCCTTGATCAAGCCGGCATCTAGGGAGAAGCTAGATGTACTTTGCTATGTCTCTTTCCATAATTATTGTGCATAGAATAGTTTCCTTGTAGCTGCTTATTGTTACCGAAATGATTCCTGGTGCAGTGCAAATGCAGAGTGTGTGCTTTGTATATCCCTTTGTACTGAACTCTTCCATATCTCAACTAAAAATCGCAAACAAGATTACTATAATCTTGGAGTTCTGATGTGTTTCTATAAATGAACAGTTGTGGACTACCAGTTACAATCATTCCTGTCATTTTCATTCTTTTTGTCCCATTATCTGTTTCGGTTCACTACGATAGTAAGATGAGTCAAGTGCAAGAGTTATCTTTATGATTGCAGAATATCTCAGATAAAGGTATGCAGCTAGTTGCTGATAATTATGAAGGACTAAAGAAGTTGAACATAACCAGGTACACTTCATTCTTGATGTGCACTGAATGTTTATTGTGCTCTTTGGTGTTGCTCAAATTCAGTGGTTGTGAGCAGGAAATGAAATTTAAACACGTATATACcctctattatatatttataggtgCATCAAGTTGACAGACGATGGACTTCAAGAAGTGCTTCAGAAATGTTCTTCTCTTGAAAGCTTGAACCTTTATGCCCTGTCAAGGTAATATTGGAAAAAGCAAATGATGTTTATATGCGAACTCGAGTGTCTATTATCTATCATCCTACTTCACATCCTGCAGTTTTAGCGACAAGGTTTATAAGAAGATAGGATCTTTAACTAACCTTACATTTCTAGACTTATGTGGGGCCCAGGTAactatttgtttttatttactttcaactatcaatttatttttaaatttttttgtaatAATTTACCAATCTGTGGTTTCCAGAATGTAACTGATGATGGCCTTTCATGTATATCAAGATGTGTATGTCTGACATATCTCAATTTGTCCTGGTATGAACTACCTGTCCTTTTTTCTCTGTGCAATGAAATTGTGTTGATTGATCTCTGCAATCACTTGACAGGTGTGTACGTGTTACTGATGTTGGGGTGGTAGCTATCGCACAAGGATGCCGGTCCCTTCAATTGCTTAGGTAATGCGGTAATTTTATCCAAAATACTCCATCTATTTGTTGCTTATTgtacttggatttttttttggcagtttATTTGGAATAGTTGGTGTAACTGATGTCTGCCTGGAGGCTTTGTCAAAACATTGCTCACGTAGTCTCACAACTCTTGATGTAAATGGCTGTATTGGTATTAAGGTGAGGATTCGAGAACTATCTCTTGGACtttgtttcttttatttattttgtaattTTCATGTTTTCTTCCAGTTTCATTAATTATTCCTCACTTATAGGTTCATAACCTCATAACTTAAATCAAAGACCTTCCATAAGgggttattttttttaccaacgtTTATGCATTTTATTGGAAAATGTTTATTTTACTCAATTTTTCTTCACGCCCATAGGTGACTTTCTATGCCAATGTCAATAAGCTATATTCAGCTTTTGTTGTTCTAATTTTGGTTCTCATTCATATATTACTTTGGTTGTTTACAGAAGAGGAGTCGGGATGACCTGATTCAGCTGTTCCCGTTGTTACGGTGCTTCAAAGTACACAGCTAGTTGACCTGAATTtctgttaagttgtttattctACCAGAGGTCAGTTCCCCCTGTTAACATTTAAAACACAATCGAGTTACTccatgaagaaaaacaatagcaaGACAGTTTTGTCGACCTAGTGGCTATATGTATTTTGAATTTGGTGGAGATCACAAAGATTTTGTAGAACTTGTATTTGATTTTCTTACAGTGGTGGGAAGTTGATCTGTTTGTTTCTGGTCCTGATGCTTTGGAGTGTGTATATCCTGTATGTGAACGCATATATTATGTGTGAACCAAAGGTTTTTTAGGGTGTGCTTGAGGAGCTCCTGTTAGgacctgtttggggagcttatgTAGACTGCAGCTTCTTCCAGGATAAAAAACTTCTCCAAATAGTACAGTTTTTTATCCAGCTGCTGAGAAACTATAGTTACAGAATCTTGAAGGGTTTTCTATCTTCTTAAAAACTGGCTACCAACAAGCTGCTTCTCAATATCTTACCCCCGAACCAGTACTTAGTTTTCCTTCATTTGCTTGCTGGTTCAAAGTGTTGGCTTGTCAGCCACTTTCGTTGTTTCTTCATGTCACCGATCCGCAGTTCTCGCCTTGGCTTAGTGCGTATACTTTTGGACATTTGACTAAATCTACGTATAAATATATTCCTTTCATTTTAGGCCGTGTTTGAATTTCTTGGTTTTTACAACATCTTTCGAGGAAGTATTCAGGAACTAGCTCATCTCCTAAGAAATAATATAAGCTTTGCTTAGGCCGCTAAAATTATTTGTAAGCAAGCTCACGCAACCTTACGGCATGGAAAATACGGCATGTTGCTCAGgatagcaaccaaacatgcccCTAGTATGAGACATGGGGTACATCTGTATGGCTAAAAATTTTGCATGTATAAAAAACGGATGAAAAAACACTTACAttaattcaaaattaagttctaaTATTTAAAAGAGTGAATTGTAATTTGGGCCACATTTATTACACGAATTTCACTTTGGATCATTTTTAAACCAATCTTTTCACTTTAGATGGGTAATTTTGCAATTTTTTCGGTTTGGACAATGGCAAACAATTTCTTCAGCACGCATCAACAATCTCAATCAAATTGGTTTGGATACATCAGTGAACTTTCTCATCTATATGCAGGTCATATGTTTACCAGAATGGAGGGTAGACATGAATAGTAAAGAGAGTTGGGTggtccaaacaaaaaaaaaacccattcaAAGTGAAAAGATTAGTTTGGAGTGTGACAAGGACtaaggtcccgatcttccgttAGGTATTGATAAGTCGATTGTGCAGACTCGATGTTTATGATCCAAAGGCTTCGATCAGGATGACCCCTCGCAAGCACTACACAACCCTTCCGTTGGTTATCAACCGTGTGCCGAAACACGGTTGACCTCACCTATAAGGCTATCTCCTGCAATTGAATCGACGACACAAGTAAGAGAGTAAAAAAAAGCAATCTGAATATATATTGCAAATATATGATGAAGCTCATAAACTGGGGTTCCATGAACCGAACTAGTGGTGAAACTGCAATGGCAAAAATAATCTAAGCATAACCTGATTCTAAATGATAACGGCtattaaataaatatgattagggatGTCCTAACGTTAGCCCAAGGGCATCCGCCCCTTGGGCTTAGCCCTCAACACAATTACAAGGTCCGATGCTCAAATCAGACTCGACTATTGGATGATGTATGTGGCTTCTTTTATATATTTCCGATAGATGAGAAGGAATTTTGATGTGGGACCAAAACTATCTGAAAGTAGTCTCCGTAAGCTTTttaacaagtactcatgggcttCGAGATTCCTTCTTGATCAGCGGATATGTCCGTTCGAAGTTGATGCGGTCAGGAGGCctaaatccgaatccaaaataTGCCGAACTTTATCTATtatcttctatggaccaaaataGACATGGTGATGTAGGAGTAGACTTGGGAAGGATATTgattggtccccaatcaacttcacATCCCCGCTTGGTCTCCCTCTCTTCATCCATGCAAGTACTTCTGTCAACGAGAACACATAAAGCTTATAGTGGAGTGACATTTGTCCATATATATAATGTAAATCTTACATAGAAAGTATACACTATGCACTCTGGTTAATGGATATAGAAGGTAGCTATGGTCATATTCACGGTGGTGATGTTCTTAGTGGTCCAAAAAGGAAACTTTGTAATAAAAGATAGCCCAAGCTACCATTCACTCTATTTACAATTTGAAGAATAGTATCCGGTTGATAAACTGATCGATGAGCAGACAATGGAGCATGTCATCATGTATTAAATTTCTAAGTGTCTTAACGATTAAATATtgataattagtttttttacgaGGTGATGACAATTAGTTTCTTGTAACATGTAATATATGTTCTCAATAGCTGTAAATATGTTCCGactttaaaatatgaatttaTTGTCAAAATTGCAAGTGCCAATATATTTTAGGTTTACTACTAATCATCTCTTAAAATCTACTTTAGTTTTTTAACATTAAAATATGCcttctaaaaaataaatcaatgtAGGAGTTTATTTAGTGTCAGACGTGTGACAACTAAAAATGAAAATCCATAGTGGGCATGGTTAATGGATGGTCATAATATGCTTTACGTACGTTTCAAGAGGTTTTGACTGCATCTAATGAATCAATGAATAATGCATTGGTCCATTGAAAAGGGAAAATCATACTCCTATGTCCTAGTCAAATTatcataaatttaattaaatttacagGGAAAAAATTATGATGTCAAATGAATATCATTAGATaagatataatatatatttttatagtgtaATTCTTTGATATAGTATATGTACTCCCCCATTTTTATTTCTTTGTCACTACTAATGGCTACACAAGTATATCAATGTAAGCAATATTTTCTAAGTAAAATAATCAAAATGGCCCTATGTACATGGGTATGCAATATAAAAGCTTCTAAATGTACAAGCTAcaacggatttttttttcagaactcattgtacatattttaatatattatcATTGTAGTACTTGTGTTATCAGTTTTGAGCTAGTGACCTGCTGAGCTAGCTATATTATTCTTCTAACTGAGCGCGTGTGGCTATGGGAGCTGAAAAGCAAACTCTCGTCTCTCTGTGTATGTTCATGGGTCCCACATAGCAATTGGGTGATGGTGATGGCAAATTCACCACTATCATTTAACCGGACTTTACTTTAATTagattcaaaaataaaatagaaattatCACCTTGGTAATTGTGTAGTgacaaatatttataaattttagaaattagTGAAAGGAATGGAGGTAGTTTGACTTGTCTTTTGACAAGGAAAATTGTTTTAACTTATTAGGGCATGTGCAGTGTACCGCGGTTTTAATTAGGGATTTTACCATCTACATAAACATATCATCATCAAAACTATTCGATTCACAACACATGAGTATTTAAAGTGGGCTCACCAAAAGAATCTTTCCCCACCTTTTCAACTTTCTCCAACTCAAGCCAtagtcctccctctcccttccctcACAGCCATAGCATAGAGTGTGGGCCACGCCTGCGAAACCTAATGAGGAACTTACGAACTTGACTACGCGGTCTTCACGAGGCTCCACAGGTGGAGGATGTGACGGAGAATATTTGGTTCCTGGTGTTCGGGCTGAAGGCCACATAGGAGCATTagagggtgtttagatccaagcgtgtaaagttttggcgtgtcacatcggatgtacggacacatatttgaagtattaaacgtagattaatagcaaaataaattatagattttacCTGCACCTGTAAACTGcgggacgaatttattaagcctaattaatccgtcattagcatcgCCCTTACAAGTTAGAGCACAGGGAGCGTGGTTTAAAAAGACGCGCACTATGCAAAAAGTCGTTCCGTTTCTTCGCAGAAGCATCCTCGCGCCGTTCCCCTTTCCCTcgctttcttctttcttcttcttcacgGGAGTATTTGCTTTGAGCTGCGGCGCAGAGGAGGCCAGCCAGCATTCGCTACGAGCAAAGAAGCGGAGAATCCAGCGAAGGCAAGCAGATCCAGGGTGAGCTAGCAGCAGCGCatctacctcctcctcctcccgtttACGATTAATTGCTAATGCGAATGCATCCTCCAAATAAACCTAGCTATATATCTCCCTCACCTGCAATTGTTTCCACCCAAAAACAGAGCTGCGAAGAGGCGGATTGATTTGTTTCGGTGGCCCAACTTGGCAGATCGAGAGCAAGTCTGGTTAGCTgcgcatcatcatcatcctcccTCTACTGTATGCCCACTCTAATCTTGATTATATAGTGATAAATTGAATTTTGGTAAATAAAATTAGCACATACTAGCTTGGAATAAATAGTCTAAGTAATTGAGTAattttgtttttactttttGACAAAACCTGTTTATAGAGCCGTGGAGCAAATTATTCGTGACAAAAATATGGTGAAGTAGCTGAAAATAACGGGTTATCTCGCTACTCTGTTGCTTCCTGCAAACTGTGCGCAGATATGAGCACTGTTTGAGTTCGATCCAACTGACCAAGCAGGCAGGAAACAAAAATATGATACCCGCACCAATGATTTGTTTTCTCGGAATGTATAAAGTATACTCGCCGATTCTTCTGGTTTACTGCACGCTTGCCTGATGTCCTATACCTTAATACtattaagagtaaattttagaaaactaCAACTTTAATGACAAAACTATCAatttgctacaacattagcgATATGTTTCAGTTTGCTACAACAATATAGCagcatataacgtaaaagttgcAATTTGTGATAATTTCCTACGCTATTGTTACAGCAAACTTATAGTTGTCACTAAAGTTATAGTTTTCTAAATTTACTCTACTATTAATTCATGACTGAAAATATGACATCAGGCAAGCGTGCAGTTAACCTGAAGAATCGGCGAGTATACTTTATACATTCCGAGAAAACAAATTTTTAGGGATTTTTTTATCCTCAAGAGTGTACCGGAAGGTGCCATATTTATCCGTGCAAATTTTGATTAGAGATTGATAATTCCTTGCTTAATCCAACCACGGCAGTACAAACTCCTCGAAGTACTTACTGGCATCCTTATCCCTTATGCAACCAACTAAACTTAATCCAAACaaacttgtgagttgtgactaaCCAAACTCTGTATGGTGTAATTGGCAACCCGCATAGGATTTGAAGACGTGGCTGTGGCACCGGAATTGTTACTGGACTTTTGTGCTCCGACGCTTATACGTAATTCCCAGCGTGACAAGGTGCCTCCTCGAGCACCTCCAGATCACTCATTTTTACATTTCTCCAATATGACTATAACTGGTTATTTTATAGAACATTGTCGAAAGATAAAAATCACTCCTTacttttcaggttataagatattttgactttggtcaaagtcaaactgcttcaagtttgatcaagtttatagaaaaaaaaggtaataatttcgacccaagataaatttattataaaattatatttagttattaatttaataaaactaatttggtaatgtaaatattactatatttatctataaacttagttaaatttgaaacagtttgactttgatcaaagtcaaaacattttataacctaaaacggagggagtatatatattatgACTTCAACCACAAGATATTACTTGTACGTTTTTTACTGAATCCACTTTGTCCACAGGGTTTGAAGGAATCTCTAGACTCCAATCACCATGAGCTTATCCAAGACCATTGGGTTCATTAGTGGTGTCAATGAGTGTGTAAATTTATTTCAGTGGGCTAGATCTGCCATTTCATCTCTCCACACTAGATGGAGTGGCACGCAGGATCAAAAGCTTCAGGATGAAGTATTGCAATTGCAGAGTGGCCTG of the Oryza sativa Japonica Group chromosome 2, ASM3414082v1 genome contains:
- the LOC9267245 gene encoding F-box protein At3g58530 isoform X1, producing MAATAAAEAEAAAGDEAWCRETVPRVMELVSPRLPQRDACALLAVSPWCHRALVANPKLWEVLDLHEMNKAGDRLISAISLPRYCHLKIINLEFAQDIDDRHFVRLKEMGCTSLQELELLNINACQKVSDKGIETITSLCPNLRALSIYWIVGLTDLTIRHIVQNCKHIVDLNLSGCKNISDKGMQLVADNYEGLKKLNITRCIKLTDDGLQEVLQKCSSLESLNLYALSSFSDKVYKKIGSLTNLTFLDLCGAQNVTDDGLSCISRCVCLTYLNLSWCVRVTDVGVVAIAQGCRSLQLLSLFGIVGVTDVCLEALSKHCSRSLTTLDVNGCIGIKKRSRDDLIQLFPLLRCFKVHS
- the LOC9267245 gene encoding F-box protein At3g58530 isoform X2, with amino-acid sequence MNKAGDRLISAISLPRYCHLKIINLEFAQDIDDRHFVRLKEMGCTSLQELELLNINACQKVSDKGIETITSLCPNLRALSIYWIVGLTDLTIRHIVQNCKHIVDLNLSGCKNISDKGMQLVADNYEGLKKLNITRCIKLTDDGLQEVLQKCSSLESLNLYALSSFSDKVYKKIGSLTNLTFLDLCGAQNVTDDGLSCISRCVCLTYLNLSWCVRVTDVGVVAIAQGCRSLQLLSLFGIVGVTDVCLEALSKHCSRSLTTLDVNGCIGIKKRSRDDLIQLFPLLRCFKVHS